The Halobacterium litoreum genome includes a region encoding these proteins:
- a CDS encoding universal stress protein: MIDTVVVATDGSESVGRAVEVALDFADRFDAAVHALYVLEESEVETAPEEVREEMHDALEERGEEAVAAVADRAVRDVTTAVREGRPPAEISQYARDVDADVVATGTRGRHGENRFLIGSVAERVVRTCPVPVLTVRQLDDSE; encoded by the coding sequence ATGATAGACACCGTGGTCGTCGCGACCGACGGGTCCGAGAGCGTGGGGCGCGCCGTCGAGGTCGCGCTCGACTTCGCGGACCGGTTCGACGCGGCCGTACACGCCCTGTACGTGCTGGAGGAGAGCGAGGTGGAGACGGCGCCGGAGGAGGTGCGCGAGGAGATGCACGACGCGCTCGAAGAGCGCGGCGAGGAGGCGGTTGCGGCCGTCGCCGACCGGGCGGTCCGCGACGTCACGACGGCCGTACGCGAGGGGCGGCCGCCGGCCGAAATCAGCCAGTACGCGCGTGACGTGGACGCGGACGTGGTGGCGACCGGGACGCGGGGCCGCCACGGCGAGAACCGCTTTCTCATCGGGAGCGTCGCGGAGCGCGTCGTGCGCACGTGTCCGGTGCCGGTGTTGACGGTGCGCCAACTCGACGACAGCGAGTAA
- a CDS encoding DHH family phosphoesterase has product MEDWVIEDEDLPLERKSLLPGKGFFVPDDVRDAQRDQEIRERVEGADVIVVADPDADGLACAAIVREVYGDAALVPAGPHEIEDGLRRAVEFGEPGFKLFVCDVCPDRFEYVEEELADAVEAASEVRWFDHHQWTEETAESVRDAGVDLVIGDSEEECTADVAVRSIDADLPERLAELAEVTRDHDLWLKEDERSDDLADYSYWSDADEYMDVVQAHGADLPDEVMDFLEERRVEKHELIDRAVDRAAMKEIGEWTVGVTYGRCSQNEVAEALREQGADAAVIVKPSGSASIRGTETFQRAHEVARQVNGGGHPKAAGCKPDIYEDMMDYANHWTSQGATAKQVILDGFRNLPDEPADD; this is encoded by the coding sequence ATGGAAGATTGGGTCATCGAGGACGAGGACCTCCCGCTGGAGCGCAAGTCGCTGCTCCCCGGGAAGGGCTTTTTCGTACCCGACGACGTGCGGGACGCACAGAGAGACCAGGAGATTCGCGAGCGCGTCGAGGGCGCCGACGTCATCGTGGTCGCGGACCCGGACGCCGACGGCCTCGCCTGTGCCGCCATCGTCCGCGAGGTGTACGGCGACGCCGCGCTCGTGCCCGCCGGCCCCCACGAAATCGAGGACGGCCTGCGCAGGGCCGTGGAGTTCGGCGAACCCGGCTTCAAACTGTTCGTCTGTGACGTCTGTCCGGACCGCTTCGAGTACGTCGAGGAGGAACTCGCGGACGCCGTCGAGGCCGCCAGCGAAGTGCGGTGGTTCGACCACCACCAGTGGACCGAGGAGACCGCCGAGTCCGTCCGCGACGCGGGCGTCGACCTCGTAATCGGCGACAGCGAAGAGGAGTGTACGGCCGACGTGGCCGTGCGCTCCATCGACGCCGACCTCCCCGAGCGCCTCGCCGAACTCGCCGAGGTCACCCGGGACCACGACCTCTGGCTGAAAGAGGACGAGCGAAGCGACGACCTCGCGGACTACTCGTACTGGTCGGACGCCGACGAGTACATGGACGTGGTGCAGGCTCACGGCGCCGACCTCCCGGACGAAGTCATGGACTTCCTCGAAGAACGCCGCGTCGAGAAACACGAACTCATCGACCGCGCGGTCGACCGCGCCGCGATGAAGGAAATCGGCGAGTGGACCGTCGGCGTCACCTACGGCCGGTGCTCCCAAAACGAGGTCGCCGAAGCGCTCCGCGAGCAGGGCGCCGACGCCGCGGTCATCGTCAAGCCCTCGGGGAGCGCGAGCATTCGCGGCACCGAGACGTTCCAGCGCGCCCACGAGGTCGCCCGTCAGGTGAACGGCGGCGGCCACCCGAAGGCCGCGGGCTGCAAGCCCGACATCTACGAGGACATGATGGACTACGCGAACCACTGGACCTCGCAGGGCGCGACCGCCAAGCAGGTCATCCTCGACGGCTTCCGGAACCTCCCCGACGAGCCGGCCGACGACTAG
- a CDS encoding BtpA/SgcQ family protein, with protein MTLDFSAERPVVGMVHLDALPGAPGFDGGRAAIRDAMLRDARRLEAGGVDALMLENFGDAPFYADDVPKHVVASMAALARDLRRETDLPIGVNVLRNDAEAAISVAAAADAQFVRVNVHAAARLTDQGVVTGQAAETVRLRDRLGADVSILADVDVKHSAPLAERPLTEEVAELVERGHADGLVASGAGTGHETDRDHLEAVVAARDELGVDAPVFVGSGVTQSTVGETLALADGVIVGTALKEDGETTAPVDEARVRDLVESAR; from the coding sequence ATGACTCTCGATTTCAGCGCCGAGCGCCCCGTCGTGGGGATGGTTCACCTCGACGCGCTCCCCGGCGCGCCCGGCTTCGACGGCGGCCGCGCGGCGATTCGCGACGCGATGCTCCGCGACGCACGACGCCTCGAAGCCGGCGGCGTGGACGCCCTGATGCTCGAGAACTTCGGCGACGCGCCGTTCTACGCCGACGACGTGCCCAAACACGTCGTCGCGTCGATGGCCGCGCTCGCCCGCGACCTCCGACGAGAGACGGACCTCCCAATCGGCGTGAACGTCCTGCGAAACGACGCCGAAGCAGCAATCAGCGTGGCGGCCGCCGCGGACGCACAGTTCGTGCGCGTGAACGTCCACGCCGCCGCGCGCCTCACCGACCAGGGCGTCGTCACGGGACAGGCCGCCGAGACGGTGCGCCTCCGCGACCGCCTCGGCGCGGACGTGTCGATTCTCGCCGACGTGGATGTGAAACACTCCGCGCCGCTCGCCGAGCGCCCCCTCACCGAGGAGGTCGCGGAACTCGTCGAGCGCGGACACGCCGACGGCCTCGTCGCGAGCGGCGCCGGCACCGGTCACGAGACCGACCGCGACCACCTCGAAGCCGTCGTGGCGGCGCGCGACGAACTCGGCGTGGACGCGCCGGTGTTCGTCGGGAGCGGCGTCACACAGTCGACCGTGGGCGAGACGCTCGCCCTCGCGGACGGCGTCATCGTCGGGACGGCGCTGAAAGAAGACGGCGAGACGACGGCGCCGGTGGACGAAGCGCGCGTCCGCGACCTCGTCGAGTCGGCGCGCTAA
- a CDS encoding carbohydrate kinase family protein, whose protein sequence is MARVVAVGSAVLDRVYGLSNLPEPDGGAFVRDYEERAGGVAANVACALAALDHETSVVSRVGRDDAADRVLDSLADYGVDASGVRRGDDDTSYALVLRGPEGDRMIVAGGDSVPALELTAEDRERVRNADCAFTSAYAPDGAVSDLVEMRAAGETTALAFDLAGPLSELDGRGATRETIDRAAETADLFVTNEVAARSYLDCGPEEAATELLERGAERVAVTVGADGAYVGTDDVTHVAAESVETVDTTGAGDAFTAALIHAWVLDGREATAAARVATAAAARNCTAAGARGALATRDDLSG, encoded by the coding sequence ATGGCTCGCGTCGTCGCCGTCGGGAGCGCGGTGCTCGACCGCGTCTACGGGCTGTCGAATCTCCCCGAGCCCGACGGCGGCGCGTTCGTCCGCGACTACGAGGAGCGCGCGGGCGGCGTCGCGGCGAACGTCGCGTGCGCGCTCGCCGCACTCGACCACGAAACGAGCGTCGTCTCCCGCGTCGGCCGCGACGACGCCGCGGACCGCGTACTCGACTCGCTCGCGGACTACGGCGTCGACGCGTCGGGCGTCCGCCGCGGCGACGACGACACCTCGTACGCACTCGTCCTGCGCGGCCCCGAGGGCGACCGGATGATTGTCGCGGGCGGCGACAGCGTCCCGGCCCTCGAACTCACCGCCGAGGACCGCGAACGCGTCCGGAACGCGGACTGCGCCTTCACTAGCGCGTACGCCCCCGACGGCGCCGTCAGCGACCTCGTGGAGATGCGCGCCGCCGGCGAGACGACCGCGCTCGCGTTCGACCTCGCCGGCCCGCTGTCGGAACTCGACGGTCGGGGCGCGACCCGCGAGACAATCGACCGAGCGGCCGAGACGGCCGACCTGTTCGTCACGAACGAGGTCGCGGCGCGCTCTTACCTCGACTGCGGCCCCGAGGAAGCCGCGACCGAACTCCTCGAACGCGGCGCCGAGCGCGTGGCCGTGACGGTCGGCGCGGACGGCGCGTACGTCGGCACGGACGACGTGACTCACGTCGCCGCCGAATCCGTCGAAACCGTGGACACCACGGGTGCGGGCGACGCGTTCACCGCCGCGCTGATTCACGCGTGGGTGCTCGACGGCCGAGAAGCGACAGCGGCCGCACGCGTCGCGACTGCGGCGGCCGCCCGGAACTGCACGGCGGCGGGCGCTCGCGGCGCGCTCGCGACGCGGGACGACCTGTCCGGTTAG
- a CDS encoding DUF5807 family protein: MSDYDAYLAGDRTDHVALYLAESYVSDVDELADRDDAERVGEGVVLVVDGERGRSVFQKITGMAAMDFGSAAMDNPGHVDSDLVGGDCPHAADGPEDHSPEFVFSFAEAQNEEVGGMYADGDVIHAYVYCSCGETYSDKWVAGDR; the protein is encoded by the coding sequence GTGAGCGACTACGACGCGTACCTCGCCGGCGACCGCACCGACCACGTCGCGCTCTACCTCGCGGAGTCGTACGTCTCCGACGTCGACGAACTCGCGGACCGCGACGACGCCGAGCGCGTGGGCGAGGGGGTCGTCCTCGTCGTGGACGGCGAACGCGGCCGCAGCGTCTTCCAGAAAATCACGGGGATGGCGGCGATGGACTTCGGTTCCGCCGCGATGGACAACCCCGGTCACGTCGACAGCGACCTCGTCGGCGGCGACTGCCCGCACGCCGCCGACGGCCCCGAAGACCACAGTCCCGAGTTCGTGTTCTCCTTCGCGGAAGCCCAGAACGAGGAGGTCGGCGGAATGTACGCCGACGGCGACGTGATTCACGCCTACGTCTACTGTTCCTGCGGGGAGACGTACTCCGACAAGTGGGTCGCGGGCGACCGGTAA
- a CDS encoding 30S ribosomal protein S6e, with amino-acid sequence MATFQVAVADPESGRTYQREVDGQDANRFLGLDIGSEVDGEAVGLDGYTVTITGGSDAAGRPMRGDVDGAQLNDVLLSGGPGFNPSTDGERKRVSVRGKEVSDEIVQLNVSVAERGDESVDSLYGEGDEEDGDDE; translated from the coding sequence ATGGCTACGTTTCAGGTCGCCGTCGCCGACCCCGAGTCGGGACGCACCTACCAGCGTGAGGTAGACGGACAGGACGCGAACCGATTCCTCGGCCTCGACATCGGTTCCGAAGTCGACGGCGAAGCCGTCGGCCTCGACGGGTACACGGTCACGATTACGGGCGGCAGCGACGCCGCCGGCCGACCGATGCGCGGCGACGTCGACGGCGCCCAGCTCAACGACGTGCTCCTCTCGGGCGGCCCCGGCTTCAACCCCTCCACGGACGGCGAACGCAAGCGCGTGAGCGTCCGCGGGAAGGAAGTCTCCGACGAAATCGTCCAACTCAACGTCTCCGTCGCCGAGCGCGGCGACGAGTCCGTCGACTCGCTCTACGGCGAGGGCGACGAGGAAGACGGCGACGACGAGTAA